The following are encoded in a window of Struthio camelus isolate bStrCam1 chromosome Z, bStrCam1.hap1, whole genome shotgun sequence genomic DNA:
- the LOC138064681 gene encoding cocaine- and amphetamine-regulated transcript protein yields MESCRPLALCALAAALLLGARGQGPPEPPRRARDLSPAGGGASHEKELIEALQEVLEKLKSKRIPHYEKKFGQVPMCDAGEQCAVRKGARIGKLCDCPRATSCNSFLLKCL; encoded by the exons ATGGAGAGCTGCCGGCCGCTGGCGCTGTGCGCCCTGGCCGCCGCCCTGCTGCTGGGCGCCCGCGGGCAGGGGCCGcccgagccgccgcgccgcgcccgcgacctgagcccggccggcggcggcgcctcccacGAGAAGGAGctg ATCGAGGcgctgcaggaggtgctggagaagCTGAAGAGCAAGCGGATCCCGCACTACGAGAAGAAGTTCGGGCAGGTCCCCATG TGCGACGCCGGGGAGCAGTGCGCCGTGAGGAAGGGGGCCCGCATCGGGAAGCTCTGCGACTGCCCCCGCGCCACTTCTTGCAACTCTTTCCTCCTCAAGTGCCTGTAG